The Streptococcus downei MFe28 DNA window CATTAGGGCTGTAAACTGGGCCTGCATATCAGTTGGAAAGCCTGGATGGGGCAGGGTCTTAACCGTTACAGGTTTTAACTTGCTGATGTCAGACTTGACCCGAATCCCCTCTTCTTCTTCGGTCACTTCTACGCCCATTTCCAAAAGTTTGGAAATCAAGGGACGATTGTGTTCCCAGACGGCTGATTTTACCAAGACATCCCCAGAGGTCATGGCTGCCGCTACCATAAAGGTTCCAGCTTCAATACGGTCTTGAACAACATCATGTTCAGCCCCATGCAGTTGATCCACACCCTTGATGGTCAGGGTCTCTGTCCCAGCACCACGAACACTAGCTCCCATCTTATTGAGGAGGATGGCAAGGTCAACGATTTCTGGCTCCCGAGCTGCATTTTCAATGACCGTAGTCCCTTGGGCTAGGGTCGCTGCCATCATGAGATTTTGCGTAGCCCCAACTGAAGGGAAGTCCATATAGATATTGGTCCCCTTGAGGCGCTCGGCTGTGGCTGTGATGTCACCACCAGTTTGACTAATCTTAGCTCCCATAGCCTCCAAACCCTTGAGGTGGAGGTCAATAGGACGACTACCAATGGTACAACCGCCAGGCATGGAAACCTTGGCATGACCATTTCTAGCCAAGATGGGGCCAAGGACCACAATAGAAGCTCGCATCTGGCTGACATACTCATAAGGAGCTTCGTCTAAAAGCTGGCCCGTGGCATCTACAGTAACTTGATTTTGCTCCTGGTTGAAATCAACCTCAACATCCAGACCACGAACCACATTATTCATGGTGAAAACATCCGATAGAATCGGAACATTATTCAAAATTGTCTTTCCTTGGGCAGGCAAAATTGTTGCCGCTAAAAGAGGCAGGACGGCATTCTTAGCCCCTTCAATGGTCACTTCTCCTTGCAAGCGTGTTTGACCACCCTTGACAATAATTTTATCCATTCGTATTTTCTCCGATTTCCAAGTTTTTTCCTATTATATCACAAGATTTGAAAAAAACTGCTTTAGTGAACCGTGGTAAAAATTGACGTGGCAAGAGAGATGATCGACAAAAAGAAAGAACTAACCAGATAGCCTAGGCCGATAGCCAAAAACATAACCAGGAGATTGACCTGCCTAAGGTTGGATAAATTGACTTTTAGAATTTTCTCCCAATCCACCAACTTAGTTAGAAGTTGATGAGCCATTAGGATAAAGAAAATATGGGAAAGAATTGTTATAAGTGATTGTACAAGTTCCATAGACCTATTTTAGCACGATTGAGGGATAAAACTCAAACCAAAGGCGGGGTCCAGTCCAAATAGTGATCTCGAAAGTTTTTTCCATCAAAACCAGCCCTTACCTCCTCTCTGTCATTCTTTCAAAAAGCAAGCAAGATTCCCTATAAAACAGCAGGGTACAACAAATTGGCACAGAGCCTATAAAAGAGCAAGCCACAACAAGTTGCCAGAATACCAAAAAATCGACCCCGTCTGGAATCGATTTTGCTTATTATTTATTCCCAACGCTGATGCGGTTGAGAGCCCGACGTAAAGCAACTTCAGCACGGCGAACATCATCGGCTTGATGGCTGGCTTGTGCTTCTTGGAGCTTACGTTCAGCTCTTTGCTTAGCCCGCTCAGCCCGTGAAATATCAATATCACGCGACCGTTCGGCCGAATCCGCTACAATCGTTACGGTATTGTCCTTAATCTCAAGGATACCACCATTGACAGCAACCCAGTCCACATGCTTATCGTCGTCAATACGGCGAATCTTCATCTCATGGACGCTCAAGGGGGCAATAGTATTGACATGGTTAGCCAAAATCCCCATCTCACCATCAATTGTGGTTACTGAAATATAAGTGGCATGGTGATCATAACGAACCCCATCAGGCGTTACAATTTGTACTGCCATATGTTCAGTCATAATATCACCTCATTAAAAGCCCATCTTTTTAGCTTTTTCAACTACATCCTCGATCGGACCAACACTCCGGAAGGCATCTTCTGGTAGGTTATCATACTTACCTTCAAGGATTTCCTTGAAGCCACGGACGGTTTCAGCAACTGGGACATAAGAACCCGGTTGACCAGTAAATTGTTCTGCCACATTGAAGTTTTGCGAGAGGAAGAACTGAATCCGGCGGGCACGGCCAACCAAGACCTTTTCGTCATCTGACAATTCATCCATACCCAAGATGGCAATGATGTCCTGCAGTTCATTATAGCGTTGCAAGACCCTTTGCACTTCAGTTGCAACTTGGTAGTGCTCTTCACCAACAATTTCAGGGGCTAGGGCACGAGATGATGAAGCCAAGGGATCCACAGCTGGATAGATACCAATTTGAGTCAGTTTCCGTTCCAAGTTGGTAGTTGAATCCAAGTGGGCGAAGGCTGTCGCTGGGGCAGGGTCAGTATAGTCATCGGCTGGTACGTAGATGGCTTGAATGGAGGTTACAGATCCCTTCTTGGTAGAGGTAATCCGTTCTTGCAATTGTCCCATTTCAGTAGCCAGGGTTGGTTGGTAACCAACGGCTGATGGCATCCGACCAAGCAGGGCAGATACTTCGGAACCGGCTTGAGTAAAGCGGAAGATATTGTCAATGAAGAGGAGCACGTCTTGACCTTCAACATCGCGGAAGTATTCTGCCAAGGTCAAACCTGTCAGGGCAACCCGCATCCGAGCTCCAGGTGGTTCATTCATCTGACCAAAGACCATGGCGGTCTTTTCAATAACCCCGGATTCTTTCATTTCCCCGTAAAGGTCATTCCCTTCACGGGTCCGTTCACCAACACCGGTGAAAACTGAGATACCACCGTGTTCTTGGGCGATATTGTGAATCAGCTCTTGAATCAGGACGGTTTTACCAACACCGGCACCACCGAAGAGGCCGACCTTACCACCTTTGAGGTAAGGGGCCAAGAGGTCAATAACCTTGATCCCTGTTTCCAAGATTTCTGATGAGGTTGAGAGTTCATCAAAGCTAGGAGCTTTTTTATGAATAGGTTCACGTTGGGCATCTTGCGCAAATGGCTCTTCCAAGTCAATGGTATCACCAAGCACATTGAAGACACGACCCAGAGTTTCCTTACCGACTGGTACACTGATAGCACTGCCAGTATCTAGAACTTCTAGTCCCCGCGTAAGCCCATCGGTAGATTCCATAGCAATGGTACGCACAACACCGTCACCCAATTCAAGGGCAACTTCGAGCACGATTTTTTCTTTTTGGTCGTTATCCTTATAGACGACCAATGCATTATTAATCTCAGGAAGCTTATCGCCAGTCGCAAACTTTACGTCAACGACAGGTCCGACAACCTGAGCAATTTTGCCTGAGCTCATGCAATTTTCCTTTCAATTTATGATAAAAAACCACTAGGGTTCGACCGACCTTTATTCCAGAGCATTGGCACCAGCAACGATTTCGGTAATTTCTTGGGTAATCGCTGCCTGCCGAGCTCGGTTGTACTGAATGGTCAAATCGCTAATAAGATTTCTTGAGTTATCTGTCGCCGTTTGCATGGCAGTCATCCCTGCAGCATGTTCAGCCGTTTTGGCATCAACAATGGCCCCGTAAATCAAGCTTTCGGTATATTGAGGCAGGAGCTGCTCCAAGATAGCTTCTCGATCAGGTTCCAATTCAAAAGCATTAGAGGCTTCTTCCTTGGATTCGTTGGCATCAAGGTCAACAATAGGCAACATCTGTTCGACCCGCACCTGGCTAGTCAGACTGTTGATGTGGTGATTGTAGCAGACATAGAGCTCATCAAAGAGCTCTTCCTTATACATTTCAACCGACTGCGAAATAATTTGCGACACCTGGTCAAAGCTGGGTTGGTCTTCCAAACCTCTTAATTCAAAGGCCAGGTCAATTCCCCGTGACTTGAAGAAGTCAGCGCCTGTTCCGCCAATAGCAATGATTGAAAAATCATTCTTACCAGAATGGTACTCTTCAATCAGGTCCATGACGGCCTTGAGGATTTTGGAATTGTAGCCACCAACTAACCCCTTATCAGAGGTGATAACGATGTAGCCAGTCCGTTTAACAGGACGGGAGGCCAACATAGGATTATCAGAGCCATTGGTCAGCTCCGCATGTAGGAGGTCGGTTGTGATTTGCCGAATCTTGGAAGCGTAGACCTGAAAGTCCTTGGCTGCTTGTTCAGATTTGGTCAATTTTGCGGCAGATACCATTTGCATGGCACTCGTAATCTTACTGGTTTTTTCAGTTGAACTAATTCTTGTTTTGATTTCGCTTAGAGAACCTGCCATAAGTCAACCTCCTTATTCAAATGAAGATTGATCTTTGAAGGCCTGGATGGCTTGATCCAGCACTGCTTCTTCTGGAAGGTCCTTGGTCGTCTTAATGGTTTCAAAGATGTCAGCATGGTGAACATCAAAGTAGTCATACATGGCCTGTTCAAAGGCTAAAATATCGTTGACAGGGACACTATCCAAGAAGCCATGGGTCAAGGCATAGAGAATCAAAACTTGTTTTTCAACTGGGAGGGGCTGGTGAACCGGTTGTTTGAGGACTTCTACGGTCCTACGACCACGGTTCAATTTAGCCTGGGTTGCTTCATCCAAGTCAGAACCGAATTGGGTGAAGGCTTCCAATTCACGATAGGAAGCTAAGTCCAAACGCAGGGTACCAGCAACCTTCTTCATGGCCTTAATTTGGGCAGAACCCCCAACCCGTGATACGGATGACCCAGCATCGATGGCTGGACGAATACCGGAGTTGAAGAGGTTTTCTTGCAAGAAGATTTGTCCATCAGTGATGGAGATAACGTTGGTCGCAATGTAGGCCGAAATATCACCGGCTTGGGTTTCGATAAATGGCAGAGCCGTAATAGAGCCACCACCTAAATCGTCAGAAACCTGGGCAGACCGTTCCAAAAGACGACTATGCAGGTAGAAGACATCCCCCGGATAGGCTTCACGTCCTGGTGGACGACGCAGCAAGAGGGAAAGTTCACGGTAGGCAACCGCTTGTTTTGATAAATCATCATAGACAATCAAAACGTGCTTGCCATTGTACATGAATTCTTCTGCCATAGCGACACCAGCATAAGGCGCGATATAAACCAGAGGTGAAGGTTGTGAAGCCGAAGCTGTCACAACGATCGTGTAATCAAGGGCACCGTATTTGCGTAGGGTCTCAACTTGAGTCCGAACAGTTGATTCCTTTTGACCGATAGCCACATAGATACAAATCATATCTTGATCCTTTTGGTTCAAGATGGCATCAATAGCGACTGAGGTCTTACCTGTTTGGCGGTCACCGATAACCAGTTCCCGTTGACCACGTCCAATTGGAACCAAGGCATCGATGGCCTTGAGACCAGTTTGCAGGGGCTCGGATACGCTCTTACGTTGCATGACACCTGGAGCAGGTGTTTCAACTGGACGGGTTTTACTTGTCTGAATATCACCAAGTCCATCAACTGGTTGACCGAGCGGGTTGACCACCCGACCAATCAATTCAGGACCAACTGGAACTTCCATGATTTTACCGGTCCGCTTAACCGTATCACCTTCAGTGATTTCTGAGAAATCCCCAAGGATGATGATACCAACGTCATTGGACTCAAGGTTTTGAGCCATACCGTAAGCACCATTTTGGAATTCGAGCAACTCACCAGCCATGGCATTGTCCAGACCGCGAGCCCGAGCGATACCATCACCAATGTAGGTTACTACTCCAGTTTCAGTGACGTCAAAATTTGGCTGGAAGTTTTCAATTTGCTTTTTAATTAAAGCACTAATTTCTTGAGCATTAATGGCCAAAAGTCACACCACTTTCTATTTGAGATTGTTTTTTAGTTGTTGTAATTGACTGCGAATACTTGTGTCAATAATCTTGTTGTTGGCCTGGAGGACGAAACCACCGATGATGGACTCATCTAGGTCTTCAACAAGGGTTTGGGCTGAAATTTCAAACTTTTGATTCCCCAGGGCCAAGATACGCTCCTTCTGGCTTTGGCTCAGAGGAACAGCTGTCTTGACAGACAAGGGAAATTGCCGGGTTTCTTGGACTAACTTGTCCAGAACCCTCTGGAAGATAGCTTCAATCAGATTTTCTCGCTCATTATACAAGATGATGGCAAGAAAGTTCTTGACATAGGTTGAAGCTTCTTCTTGCAGGTAACTAACCAGTTTAGCCTTATCGTCTCGGCTGAGGGCCAAGCTCGATAGGTAGGAGCCTAAATCGGTCTCTTTAAAAATGGTTAGGCAGGATGAGAGTTCAGCCTGAATCTCAGACACAAGGCCTTTTTCAAGGGCAACTTGACTTAGGCTGTCAGCATATTGCTCAACAAGAGCTTGTGTTTTACGATCCATTAGGCATCTCCTAATTGATCAAGATATTGGTCAATCAACTCTGACTGAGCTGCTTTGTCCAAATTCTTGGTCATCACTTTTTCAGCCAACAAGACGGTCAAATCAGCGACATCTCCCTTTACACTAGAAAGGGCTTCTGCCTTGTTTTGAGCGATGTCTTGGTTAGCTTTTTCTTTCAAGCGACTAACTTCATCGCGGGTTTCTGCAAGAATCTTAGCCGATTGTGCATTCCCAGTTTCTTTAGCATCATCGATGATTTTTGCAGCATCATCCTTAGCCGAATTTAACTGTTCTTGACGTTTTTGTGCTAGTTCTTGCGCCTCTTGACGGGCATTTTCCGCATCATCAATGTCTTGATTAATCTTATTAGCCCGTTCCTCGAAGATTCCTGTGATTTGCTTCCAGGCAAAGGTCCGAATCAACCAGTAGAGGACAAGAACTGAGCCAGTCGTGATAATAATATCGCCGAGTGTTGTACTATTAATAAGTATAGACATGTTTCCCCTCTCTTTCTTTATTCTTCTTCTGTACTGACCTTATCACCAATGTAGTTGGAACTGAGGATGATAAAGACATAGGCCTGGATGGCACCGATGAAGAGTGAAAAGCCAACCCAAAGGATGTTGATAACGAAAGCGACAGGCCAAGCAAATACAGAGGCCGTTGCTAGTTTCAAAATCAAACCGGTTAGAACTTCACCTGAATAAATATTACCAAACAACCGCAAGGCCAGAGAGGCAATATTGGTGAGCTGTTCTAAGATATTCATGGGTAGCATAGCAGGATAGGGCTCGAGGTAACCTTTCAGATAACCTCC harbors:
- a CDS encoding F0F1 ATP synthase subunit delta → MDRKTQALVEQYADSLSQVALEKGLVSEIQAELSSCLTIFKETDLGSYLSSLALSRDDKAKLVSYLQEEASTYVKNFLAIILYNERENLIEAIFQRVLDKLVQETRQFPLSVKTAVPLSQSQKERILALGNQKFEISAQTLVEDLDESIIGGFVLQANNKIIDTSIRSQLQQLKNNLK
- the atpD gene encoding F0F1 ATP synthase subunit beta; the encoded protein is MSSGKIAQVVGPVVDVKFATGDKLPEINNALVVYKDNDQKEKIVLEVALELGDGVVRTIAMESTDGLTRGLEVLDTGSAISVPVGKETLGRVFNVLGDTIDLEEPFAQDAQREPIHKKAPSFDELSTSSEILETGIKVIDLLAPYLKGGKVGLFGGAGVGKTVLIQELIHNIAQEHGGISVFTGVGERTREGNDLYGEMKESGVIEKTAMVFGQMNEPPGARMRVALTGLTLAEYFRDVEGQDVLLFIDNIFRFTQAGSEVSALLGRMPSAVGYQPTLATEMGQLQERITSTKKGSVTSIQAIYVPADDYTDPAPATAFAHLDSTTNLERKLTQIGIYPAVDPLASSSRALAPEIVGEEHYQVATEVQRVLQRYNELQDIIAILGMDELSDDEKVLVGRARRIQFFLSQNFNVAEQFTGQPGSYVPVAETVRGFKEILEGKYDNLPEDAFRSVGPIEDVVEKAKKMGF
- a CDS encoding F0F1 ATP synthase subunit gamma, which codes for MAGSLSEIKTRISSTEKTSKITSAMQMVSAAKLTKSEQAAKDFQVYASKIRQITTDLLHAELTNGSDNPMLASRPVKRTGYIVITSDKGLVGGYNSKILKAVMDLIEEYHSGKNDFSIIAIGGTGADFFKSRGIDLAFELRGLEDQPSFDQVSQIISQSVEMYKEELFDELYVCYNHHINSLTSQVRVEQMLPIVDLDANESKEEASNAFELEPDREAILEQLLPQYTESLIYGAIVDAKTAEHAAGMTAMQTATDNSRNLISDLTIQYNRARQAAITQEITEIVAGANALE
- the atpA gene encoding F0F1 ATP synthase subunit alpha, whose translation is MAINAQEISALIKKQIENFQPNFDVTETGVVTYIGDGIARARGLDNAMAGELLEFQNGAYGMAQNLESNDVGIIILGDFSEITEGDTVKRTGKIMEVPVGPELIGRVVNPLGQPVDGLGDIQTSKTRPVETPAPGVMQRKSVSEPLQTGLKAIDALVPIGRGQRELVIGDRQTGKTSVAIDAILNQKDQDMICIYVAIGQKESTVRTQVETLRKYGALDYTIVVTASASQPSPLVYIAPYAGVAMAEEFMYNGKHVLIVYDDLSKQAVAYRELSLLLRRPPGREAYPGDVFYLHSRLLERSAQVSDDLGGGSITALPFIETQAGDISAYIATNVISITDGQIFLQENLFNSGIRPAIDAGSSVSRVGGSAQIKAMKKVAGTLRLDLASYRELEAFTQFGSDLDEATQAKLNRGRRTVEVLKQPVHQPLPVEKQVLILYALTHGFLDSVPVNDILAFEQAMYDYFDVHHADIFETIKTTKDLPEEAVLDQAIQAFKDQSSFE
- a CDS encoding DUF1146 family protein, with product MELVQSLITILSHIFFILMAHQLLTKLVDWEKILKVNLSNLRQVNLLVMFLAIGLGYLVSSFFLSIISLATSIFTTVH
- a CDS encoding F0F1 ATP synthase subunit epsilon; the encoded protein is MTEHMAVQIVTPDGVRYDHHATYISVTTIDGEMGILANHVNTIAPLSVHEMKIRRIDDDKHVDWVAVNGGILEIKDNTVTIVADSAERSRDIDISRAERAKQRAERKLQEAQASHQADDVRRAEVALRRALNRISVGNK
- the murA gene encoding UDP-N-acetylglucosamine 1-carboxyvinyltransferase; translated protein: MDKIIVKGGQTRLQGEVTIEGAKNAVLPLLAATILPAQGKTILNNVPILSDVFTMNNVVRGLDVEVDFNQEQNQVTVDATGQLLDEAPYEYVSQMRASIVVLGPILARNGHAKVSMPGGCTIGSRPIDLHLKGLEAMGAKISQTGGDITATAERLKGTNIYMDFPSVGATQNLMMAATLAQGTTVIENAAREPEIVDLAILLNKMGASVRGAGTETLTIKGVDQLHGAEHDVVQDRIEAGTFMVAAAMTSGDVLVKSAVWEHNRPLISKLLEMGVEVTEEEEGIRVKSDISKLKPVTVKTLPHPGFPTDMQAQFTALMAVVPGESTMIETVFENRFQHLEEMRRMGLNSEIMRDTALIRGSQELQGAQVMSTDLRASAALILIGMVAQGTTSVGKISHLDRGYYKFHEKLAALGADIERVNA
- the atpF gene encoding F0F1 ATP synthase subunit B, which produces MSILINSTTLGDIIITTGSVLVLYWLIRTFAWKQITGIFEERANKINQDIDDAENARQEAQELAQKRQEQLNSAKDDAAKIIDDAKETGNAQSAKILAETRDEVSRLKEKANQDIAQNKAEALSSVKGDVADLTVLLAEKVMTKNLDKAAQSELIDQYLDQLGDA